From one Asterias amurensis chromosome 10, ASM3211899v1 genomic stretch:
- the LOC139942468 gene encoding beta-1,3-galactosyltransferase 1-like, which translates to MIFSRQRRFTYCCLASISILVVLHVVCDINLTSVLGYDKCNPELNGGRHFDRGFLVAEPGTCFEEEGATVHPRPVFLLVLIASAVGNFERRQAIRETWGSPKQIMEKTVVTVFLLGEDDVASGSFSPDTRDLLQSEDATHHDVIQADFLDTYKNLTVKTIIGMKWIHMYCPHASYFMKTDDDMYINYANIIKSLTSPLTPTKAFAMGHLFPKSLVIRIIFFKFYMPRCMYPEMFYPPYFAGSGYVMSGDLAGQIYKTASKVNFIYFEDVFVGVCLKALGVKPVGHGGFYYTHVDYEFCKYRNDVITSHGVETNEVYNIWQDIQHSKTVCSK; encoded by the coding sequence ATGATCTTCAGCAGGCAGAGGCGATTCACATATTGTTGTCTAGCTTCAATCAGCATTTTGGTTGTCTTGCATGTTGTGTGTGACATCAATCTCACGTCAGTCTTAGGGTATGACAAGTGCAACCCGGAATTGAATGGGGGACGCCATTTTGATCGGGGCTTCCTCGTGGCCGAACCGGGGACTTGTTTCGAGGAGGAGGGGGCGACTGTACATCCGAGACCCGTTTTCCTGCTGGTGTTAATCGCTTCTGCGGTCGGTAACTTCGAGAGGCGTCAAGCGATACGCGAAACATGGGGAAGTCCTAAGCAGATAATGGAGAAGACTGTCGTCACGGTCTTTCTGCTAGGCGAGGACGACGTGGCGAGCGGGAGTTTTTCTCCCGATACCCGGGATCTACTTCAGAGTGAGGACGCTACACATCATGACGTCATACAGGCTGATTTCTTAGACACTTACAAAAACCTTACCGTCAAGACCATTATAGGAATGAAGTGGATTCACATGTACTGCCCGCATGCATCGTACTTTATGAAAACAGACGATGACATGTACATCAATTACGCCAATATAATCAAGTCTCTCACTTCACCTTTgaccccaaccaaagccttTGCAATGGGTCATCTCTTCCCGAAAAGTTTAGTGATTCGAATTATCTTCTTTAAGTTCTACATGCCGAGATGCATGTACCCGGAGATGTTCTACCCTCCGTATTTTGCAGGGTCGGGCTACGTCATGTCCGGAGATTTGGCGGGACAAATATACAAAACTGCCTCCAAagtcaactttatttatttcgaGGACGTCTTTGTTGGTGTGTGCTTAAAGGCGCTAGGTGTGAAACCCGTTGGACATGGGGGATTCTATTACACGCATGTTGACTATGAGTTTTGCAAGTATAgaaatgacgtcattacgtctCATGGTGTAGAAACGAATGAAGTGTACAACATATGGCAGGATATACAACATTCTAAAACTGTATgttcaaagtaa